The Alphaproteobacteria bacterium CG11_big_fil_rev_8_21_14_0_20_39_49 genome contains a region encoding:
- a CDS encoding tRNA (N6-isopentenyl adenosine(37)-C2)-methylthiotransferase MiaB — protein sequence MAKKKLHIKTYGCAMNVYDSMQMTDMFYNLGYENSDSIAGSDLVILNTCHIREKAAEKVYSELGRIKKAKEKKKACGENMIIAVAGCVGQAEGDEIFRRAPYVDVVVGPQSYMSLPDLVGKVQRESGHLINLEFEDDKFDKLPKESSQSNICAVLSIQEGCDKFCTFCVVPYTRGAEYSRSVSDIYREAISLVARGAKEITLLGQNVNAYHGESSDGQVWNLGKLIKHIAKIEGLERIRYSTSHPRDMHEDLYDAHRSEPKLMPFLNLPVQSGSDRILNAMNRKHTREFYFRTMERLKQERPDIQFSSDFIIGFPGETEQDFEDTMDLARRVNFTQAYSFCYSPRPGTPGAQMENQVEESVKKERLVRFQALISNQQLEYNQSCVGKTMSVLFEGKGNKQGQIMGKSPYMQSVIVNGSEELIGKIIDVNITQAGPNSLKGELLYNVSK from the coding sequence ATGGCAAAGAAGAAATTACATATAAAAACATATGGCTGTGCGATGAATGTTTATGATTCAATGCAAATGACCGATATGTTCTATAATCTTGGCTATGAAAATTCAGATAGCATAGCAGGTTCCGATCTGGTTATACTTAACACATGCCATATCAGGGAAAAGGCGGCGGAAAAAGTTTACTCGGAATTAGGGCGAATCAAGAAAGCAAAAGAGAAGAAAAAAGCCTGCGGCGAGAATATGATAATTGCGGTTGCAGGGTGCGTAGGTCAGGCAGAGGGGGACGAAATATTTAGACGTGCGCCGTATGTCGATGTTGTAGTTGGTCCTCAGTCATACATGAGTCTTCCCGATCTTGTGGGTAAAGTACAAAGGGAAAGCGGACACCTTATAAATCTTGAATTCGAAGATGATAAATTTGACAAGCTCCCCAAAGAATCGTCACAATCAAATATCTGTGCCGTATTATCTATTCAGGAAGGGTGCGATAAGTTCTGCACGTTCTGTGTAGTGCCATATACACGTGGTGCCGAATACTCACGTAGTGTTTCCGATATATACCGTGAGGCTATTTCGCTTGTAGCACGAGGTGCTAAAGAGATAACCCTTCTGGGGCAGAACGTAAACGCTTATCATGGCGAATCATCTGACGGACAAGTATGGAATCTTGGAAAATTAATAAAGCATATTGCAAAGATTGAAGGCTTAGAACGCATAAGATACAGCACCTCTCACCCTCGTGATATGCACGAAGATTTATATGACGCACACCGGAGCGAACCAAAGCTGATGCCGTTTTTAAACCTGCCAGTTCAGTCAGGTTCCGATAGAATACTAAATGCCATGAACCGTAAGCATACTCGCGAATTTTATTTCCGGACTATGGAACGCTTAAAACAAGAACGCCCTGATATTCAATTTAGCTCTGACTTCATCATAGGTTTTCCGGGTGAGACGGAACAGGATTTTGAAGATACTATGGATTTGGCAAGAAGGGTGAATTTCACGCAAGCATACTCTTTTTGCTACAGCCCCCGTCCGGGAACACCGGGTGCACAAATGGAAAATCAGGTAGAAGAATCTGTCAAAAAAGAACGCCTCGTGCGTTTTCAGGCATTGATAAGTAACCAGCAGCTTGAATATAACCAAAGCTGTGTGGGCAAAACAATGTCCGTACTATTTGAAGGCAAAGGTAACAAACAAGGTCAGATAATGGGTAAAAGCCCATATATGCAGTCAGTTATAGTTAACGGCTCCGAAGAACTGATAGGAAAAATAATTGATGTAAATATCACACAAGCAGGACCTAACAGTTTAAAAGGCGAGTTGCTCTATAATGTTTCCAAATAA